The stretch of DNA CGATTTCACCATCCTTCGCATGTTGGTTTTCATAGTTCATACCAACAGAACTTTGGTCCCCTATGGGCACTGTGGGCACTGTGGGCACTATGGGCACTATGGGAACTTGCTCAGGCTGAGGCTCAGAAGGGATgacattcacaaacaacatacatcttcgcttctcataattaacggagtctagataaacattaacatcctcatcatcattaagctCACAATGCTCCAATGTTTCTACCAGTAGTGGCTTGTAGCTCAGCTGCAACTGAACGTTACTTTCAACAAACCCAAGCTTCCTCTGTATCCttgcttttaacatcaacaatgttatattcctcttaaacattatactatacatgCGTCCTTCATATTTAAAATGTAGGCTGACGTTCTCGCATATTGTATCCTGCCAaaccaaccaatataaaaaaatcataattagtactactactagttttactagttttactaaaaATATCAGTATTACCAGTTTCACCACCTTCTCTCTCCTATCAAAATCGAATCGAATGGTACACGAGTTCTAATCGAGTTAATTCACTGAAATCGAAAGCCAAATCCCTTTCTTATCTAATAGATAGCTCAATCGACCCATAAACCTTTGTAAAACACCCAATGTGCTAAGCTTTCTTCGATCTAAATCCAATTGAATTTctatatttacaaatcaaaaacaaattcaaccaaaagcAACTCTAAAGTGAAGTAACGCACCTGcattttgaagaacaacttgatGCAACTTGATTTGGTGAAGAACGACAGCAGTAGGAGCTCCGACGATGGAAGAATCGCCGGCGGCTGGGTTGAGAGAGGTCGGGTGAGTTTCTCGGGTCGAAAGAAGCTGGGtttgagagtttttgtttttttttatttaaaaattttaatctaattcagtaaaacaaaaaaggtaaaatcGTCTCATCGAATATTATTGAATAAGATGGGGGTATGAAGAATAGAGAGGGAGATAGGAgatttgtcaaatttttttaaggaaTTGTGAGACGATGACTCTTGGTCAAAGATCATACATTCATATGGGAccaaattcataatttaattaatttggaaatTGTATTACAGTTTCCAGAAGAATAAAATACCATTGACCCACAATTTTAAGTAAGAAAATATTACCAAGTTgctgtttttaattttgtcaacgaaaattctatattaattaaaatattatcaatttGTATGGTGTGACACCATGGAAAGTAGTGACCAAAGACTTCTGCAAATAATGAGTGATATGGTCAAAGTCTATTTCTTTTGACTTGTCCCTTACTCTCAAACTACATTCAtttcttttgattatatatatatatatatatatatatatatatatatatatatatatatatatattcttctttacTTACCAAACCAACGACGAcgacaagaagaacaaaagacttctcaaactttttttcaCTAAACATATTCATGAAATGATGAATATAAAGATTACAAAGGTCAAATAAATTCAatacaaatacaacaaaaaaaattacatatatttctaTACTTGtaacataaaaaattatcatCATATGAATTACCAAACTCTTAAcacaattcatcatcatcatcttctgtaAGAATTGTTCAAGGATTTAGGAGAACCAGCAAAGAGATCTAATAAGAGTCTCTCAAGATCATCAGTAGTGTACTTAATATACTTTTCACTCACAGTGTTCTTGTGTCTACTGTAAAATGTCCAGTATGCTTGAATCACCCACATCGAAGCCTTTGTCCTCACATCTTCTCTTAGCCTCTCATCCGATATTAACCACCCGGTTTGGGCCTTGTACACTTCCTCAAACGCAGTGTTGAATCCTTGAAACCGCTCCCTCGGGCGTAGATTCCTTGAACcagaaccagaaccagaacCTGAGCCGGAACCGGAGCCAGAACCATCGTCCTTGAGGAAGGATAGGACAGGGAGCCAGGTGGCACGTTCGTATTCCGTTGCTTGCTGCTGAAACTTCCATGTATGTTTCCGGTTCCATTTGTCGCCGAAGATATGTCTCAGCTCAGAGTTTAGCACTTTCCTGGTCATGTAGTGTATGTTGTTGAGGAGAAAAATGTGTCGCAGAGAGATGTCTTTgtatagttttgatttctcttgAAGGTTGGCTTCAAGAACCGAGGTTATGGAGTAGAAATGTCTGGTCATTGCCAGAAACTTTTCCGGTGAAGAAGAGTTTTCGTAGGTAGACTCTTCTTCGACCATCACAGGATTGATAATATCAGGCGATGGTGGTATGTTGAGATCTTCTACATCCTCGTGTTCCATAAGAAGAGAGTCGAGCGTGTGGCTGAAATCAGTAAGCGCCATGAGGTAGTTCATCACGTAGTTTGTAAGCGGGTGAACAGCTCCTCCAGGGAAAGGATGAGTTGAGACATCCGAAGCAATGGCACTTTTGAATTCAAGAAACGTTGTTCTTGCGCAGTCCCCGAGTCTCCTCATCACTTCCCTGTATTCTGTTCTTACTGATGAACCAGGATGATCCGAGAACAAAGCATCGATCTCTGGTAAAAGCTCGGATGCTAGCTCGTACATTTCAAGAATCCTAAGCAGTTTCTCTGGTTGTCGTGGACCAAGAGACACAGCTTCACCAAAATTGAGCAACTGCATCATCGGAGCCTTTACTGTATCAACAAAACATGTTAGACCGATCTCGTTTAGGTCACCAAAGATCTGATTATCAAGAGCCTTCTCGTTTAAGAGATATATCTGGACGATACTTCTCATAACCCGAACCCATTTCTTGATA from Camelina sativa cultivar DH55 chromosome 9, Cs, whole genome shotgun sequence encodes:
- the LOC104710794 gene encoding exocyst complex component EXO70B1-like translates to MGEFEVDGEEKLIVAAKYLVKELRSGKSLTNNAKKVLGNLLLELSRVGISEDRDEEYEIGEVELRLNVVSEKIITRDVDESMIWDLGSGEGNLYLDAVNELRSLIDRLDGSSGLGKTGTEEVSLRKAHDVLQTAMARLEDEFKHLLVENRLPFELEHSSFRSVEADHGMEEGYMASFGAASTEDLILETDNNNSRRSSGDIVVDLINPVFISDLKNIANTMIASGYDRECIQVCTMVRKDALDEFLYNHEVEKLSIENVLRMDWATLNTNIKKWVRVMRSIVQIYLLNEKALDNQIFGDLNEIGLTCFVDTVKAPMMQLLNFGEAVSLGPRQPEKLLRILEMYELASELLPEIDALFSDHPGSSVRTEYREVMRRLGDCARTTFLEFKSAIASDVSTHPFPGGAVHPLTNYVMNYLMALTDFSHTLDSLLMEHEDVEDLNIPPSPDIINPVMVEEESTYENSSSPEKFLAMTRHFYSITSVLEANLQEKSKLYKDISLRHIFLLNNIHYMTRKVLNSELRHIFGDKWNRKHTWKFQQQATEYERATWLPVLSFLKDDGSGSGSGSGSGSGSGSRNLRPRERFQGFNTAFEEVYKAQTGWLISDERLREDVRTKASMWVIQAYWTFYSRHKNTVSEKYIKYTTDDLERLLLDLFAGSPKSLNNSYRR